A window of Hirschia baltica ATCC 49814 contains these coding sequences:
- a CDS encoding TonB-dependent receptor domain-containing protein has translation MRSRHYLFASVATLAFAAPMAAHAQDNAEAATEDRARLDTIVVTGTFSSAGQNKIDSSISVSSLDLDEVQGAVPRNTAEVLRQLPGIRTESSSGGGNSNINVRGIPISTGGAKYLSFQEDGLPVLLFGDSNFAPADGFFKVDGTLARVESVRGGTASTLTTNGAGGIVNFIGKTGEIAGGSIALNYGLDHDDFRIDAEYGGDISDDMYYHIGGHFQQGGDFRDSGYDAISGGQLRTSLTKLFDNGKITVTGKWLKKSDAAYFPQLVSRTDDGNGNGTVGTSLGSFDAADHSIYSNYTRFGQGVDGQGNLDNYDLADGLNHEVKSIAAHANFDLGDGFTFDNKARYQIISGEFLGGFSNGVTLAEDIPGSTYYNGPNAGEAVTAANLPNGVVSNVAIFNVDLEDLNNFANDMRLTKTIDFNGGTLDVVLGHFFMSQSFKQDWHWSEIRTTTENDAVLISTPGSVNGIHGVNQAFGWDGSNRNYDLEAEVSSPFIGINYATGPLTFDASVRMDNMKQNGIRTEAAGGDFDVNNDGVITGSEASVSLNNGTVGAIANLEVDHTAWSVGANYLITDNVSVFGRASSGASFNFDRALDFGVRDAGGALNDGGDDAYVDVVDQYEIGTKWQDLNIASGSADLYATVFFSETEESNLTITPPSGRVREYEAMGLELEGRYNVGNFDLFATMTYTDAEITSASNIANDGSLVADTALTGNKPQRQADVIWAISPSYSFDRFRIGASWVGTTDSYANDSNTLTQDGYSVFNLNAAFSLTDSLELGININNLTDEAGITESANDGRDGWDTNGDGLLDTTIGRSIQGRTASASLRYTF, from the coding sequence ATGAGATCTAGACACTACTTATTTGCGTCAGTTGCAACGCTAGCATTTGCCGCTCCAATGGCAGCACACGCTCAAGACAACGCTGAAGCAGCCACTGAAGATAGGGCTCGCCTAGACACAATCGTCGTGACAGGTACTTTTAGCTCCGCTGGTCAAAACAAAATCGACTCAAGTATTTCTGTCAGCTCTCTAGATCTTGATGAAGTACAAGGCGCTGTTCCTCGCAACACAGCTGAAGTTCTAAGACAGCTCCCTGGTATTCGTACTGAAAGCTCTTCAGGTGGTGGTAACTCAAACATCAACGTTCGCGGTATCCCTATTTCAACAGGTGGTGCAAAATACCTTTCTTTCCAAGAAGATGGACTTCCTGTCCTGTTGTTTGGTGACAGCAACTTCGCTCCTGCTGATGGTTTCTTCAAAGTAGATGGCACACTGGCGCGCGTTGAATCTGTTCGTGGTGGTACAGCGTCCACACTCACAACCAATGGTGCAGGTGGTATTGTAAACTTCATCGGTAAAACAGGTGAAATTGCAGGCGGAAGCATCGCTCTAAACTACGGTCTAGACCATGATGATTTCCGTATAGATGCGGAATATGGCGGCGACATCTCAGATGACATGTATTACCACATTGGCGGACACTTCCAGCAAGGTGGAGACTTCCGCGATTCAGGTTATGATGCAATTTCCGGTGGCCAGCTTCGCACTTCACTGACAAAACTATTCGACAACGGTAAGATTACTGTAACTGGTAAATGGTTGAAGAAATCAGATGCAGCCTACTTCCCGCAGCTCGTATCTCGTACAGACGATGGCAACGGCAATGGAACGGTTGGCACAAGCCTAGGCAGCTTCGATGCAGCTGATCATTCAATTTATTCAAACTACACACGCTTTGGACAAGGTGTTGATGGTCAAGGCAATTTAGACAATTACGATCTTGCTGACGGTTTGAACCACGAAGTAAAATCGATTGCAGCACACGCAAACTTTGATCTGGGCGACGGTTTCACATTCGACAACAAAGCCAGATACCAAATTATCTCCGGTGAATTCCTTGGTGGCTTCTCAAACGGCGTCACACTTGCCGAAGATATTCCGGGCTCAACATACTATAATGGACCTAACGCTGGCGAAGCTGTGACAGCAGCAAACCTGCCAAACGGTGTCGTATCAAACGTTGCAATCTTCAATGTTGACCTAGAAGACTTAAACAATTTTGCAAACGACATGCGTTTGACAAAAACGATAGACTTCAATGGCGGCACTTTAGATGTTGTTCTTGGTCACTTCTTCATGAGCCAATCATTCAAACAAGACTGGCACTGGAGCGAAATCCGCACGACAACAGAAAATGACGCCGTTCTGATTTCAACACCAGGTTCCGTGAACGGTATCCACGGCGTGAACCAAGCATTTGGCTGGGATGGATCTAACAGAAATTACGACCTTGAAGCAGAAGTTAGCTCACCATTCATTGGTATCAACTACGCAACTGGCCCACTGACATTTGATGCAAGTGTGCGTATGGATAACATGAAACAAAATGGTATCCGGACAGAGGCCGCTGGTGGCGACTTTGACGTCAATAATGATGGTGTCATCACAGGCTCAGAAGCATCTGTTTCACTTAACAACGGCACAGTAGGCGCAATTGCAAACCTTGAAGTGGATCACACAGCTTGGTCTGTTGGTGCAAACTACCTCATCACTGATAATGTATCCGTATTTGGTCGCGCTTCTAGCGGTGCATCATTCAACTTTGACCGCGCACTAGACTTTGGTGTGCGTGATGCAGGCGGCGCACTCAACGATGGCGGCGATGATGCATATGTTGATGTAGTCGACCAATATGAAATTGGTACAAAATGGCAAGATCTAAACATCGCATCAGGTAGCGCAGACCTTTATGCAACTGTATTCTTCTCAGAAACTGAAGAATCCAACCTCACAATCACACCTCCATCAGGCCGTGTGCGTGAATATGAAGCGATGGGTCTTGAACTTGAAGGTCGCTACAATGTTGGAAACTTCGACCTATTTGCAACGATGACATACACTGATGCAGAGATTACATCAGCCTCTAACATTGCAAATGACGGGTCACTCGTGGCTGACACAGCTCTAACAGGTAACAAACCTCAACGTCAGGCTGATGTTATCTGGGCGATTAGTCCAAGCTACTCATTCGACCGTTTCCGCATTGGCGCAAGCTGGGTTGGAACAACAGACAGTTATGCAAATGACTCAAACACGCTCACACAAGATGGCTACTCCGTATTCAACTTGAATGCAGCGTTCAGCCTAACAGACTCACTAGAGCTTGGCATAAACATCAACAACCTCACTGACGAAGCAGGTATCACGGAATCCGCAAATGATGGACGTGATGGTTGGGATACAAATGGTGACGGGCTGCTTGATACAACAATCGGACGTTCAATTCAGGGCAGAACGGCATCTGCAAGCCTGCGTTATACATTCTAA